ggggaggaggtggtggtggtggtggtagttcttaggactacagctcccatcggcCCCAGCCCACAGGGCTCCTGggtgttgtcatccaaaacatctggagggcccagggCGGGGGAGGGCGGGGGTTCCCTTCGCCCTCCGGGAGCCCCGGGATGCCGCTCCAGCCGCAGCGCCCAGTGAGAGCCGGCTGCTTGCTGCCTTGGCTGAGGCTGCCTGTCCCGCTCCGCGCCGGAGCCCCTGCCACAAGGCCgcgagggagggcaggggggcaggcCCCAACCCGGAGCCCGccggactgcaacccccatcatccccagccattggccacACTACAGTCCCACGCAGCCCCCAGGCGAGGTGGGCCTCTTCACCAGCTACCTTGGGAGGCGAGGGAAGGTCTTCTTTCATTGATGAACCTGCCGCTTGACTGCTGCCTCCTGGACATTTTTAACGTTTTGAGATTTCCGAAGTTGTGTTTATTGTCTCAGCTGCTACTTTACAGCTGTTTTGGGGAGCTGCCAGTTGGGTGGcgtattatttagttatttattacatttataaaccgccccatcgctgaagctctctgggcggtttataaatttAATGAGTCAACCAACCAACTAGCTGATGGTTTGACTTGGTAGAGAAGGCTGGACATGAGTCAGCAGAGTGCAAAAGAGGCGGATGCAGTTTTAGGTTGCATCAACGCAGGTGGAGTTTCCAAATCCCAGGATGTCATGGCTCCACTCTGCTCCGCGCTGGTCAGACCTCACCTCAagtactgtgtgcagttctggacaccacaaaTGAAGGAGGATTCGGATAAACTGGGCCGGGTTCGAAGAAGGGCAGCAAAGATTACTGGGGACCGGAATCTAAGTCCTAAGGGGGAAAGATGGAAGGCACGGGGGCCTGTTGAGCCCTGAGGAGAATATGATGATAGCATTTTTAAAGTCTCTAAAAGGTTATCTCATGGAAGAGGGCTGCAAGCCCTCTCCATCGTCCAAGGCCGTAgggcacaaaataatgggcttagCTACGGGAGGGAAGATTTCATttgaacatcaggaaagactCTAATGGTCAGGGCAGTCCGAAAATGGAACcgactgcattgagcagggcaggTGTGGGTGGAGGACGGGACTCGATAGCCAGAATGGTCACTTTAACGCAGCATCCTAAGCGCCCGAGCCTCCTCTCTGGGCCTCCAGATGCCTTCCGAAAAAGACGCGCCTGCCAAGGCCAGCTTTCTCCTTCCCGAAGGCCACCAGGACTCGTGCTGGAACAGTCCTCACACTTTGGCCACctgcttcctcccctcctctaccCCCAATGTAGAGGCCTCAGATTCTGTCTGGAGTTGAGTTgacaggtgtgttgttgttttttatgctgaGCATcaaattgtaaaccgcccagagagcttcggttgtggggcggtttataaatgtaataaataaataaaataagtataaaTGTGTCTCATCCTTCTCTTGATCTCATCCTTCCGATTTAGGATAGGAAAAGTTGGGAACCAGAAGCGCGTGGTGGGCGTCCTCTTGGGTTCGTGGCAGAAGAAGATTTTGGATGTTTCCAACAGCTTTGCAGGTAAAAGGGGGCTCTGAGATCTCAACGGCTGCCTTGCAAACCCGACGCGAGAAACACTGTCCTACCCACTTggcttttttgtgaactgcccagagaatttaGGATAAtgagcagtataaaagtgtaataaatgaatacataaatatttcTTTCATGATGTAAACCGTCCTGAGGGCATTTGTCTGTTGGGTGGAATATccatttaataagtaaataaatgaatgaatgaattgtcaTCAGACCTGACAAGTGTCTTGATAACCAGACCTTTCTGGGTTATTGCTTTGCAAAGCGGAACTGTGGGCCGCTCGGAGTCCTCCGGCAGTTCGGAAGCCAGCCTCGGCGCTCCAGGGGACGCCTTCTCTCATTTAACTTTACTTTAAGTGTGATTCTGGAGGCCCCCTGTGATCTGTAGTAGTCGTTGATGTGGTGGCTCACAACAACGGGAGTGTGCCAATTACTGCTGTCAGTTCTGCAataggaacccacccaccccactgcctctGTGGGAGAGCACCGGTTCTGCCTGCTGGTGCAAACCTCCCACTGATGGGAAACCCTCCGGCCTGAGTGCCTGGAGGCTCACGGGGAGCCAGAATCGGCCGCGCTGGGCCGATGGAGCACCACTGGGCTGACTGGGAACACGGCCGCTTCCTCTGTTCATGCTGCCTCTGCCATGGCGAGACTGCAGCCGCTTAGACCCATTCCAGGCGTCTTGCCACACGGATGCCGTTTGGTCATTTTCATCGTTTCGGGGCTGGGCATTTGTGCTGTGGAATAATGAattcccttccctcttttttccccaCAGTCCCCTTTGATGAAGATGATAAAGACGACTCTGTATGGTTTTTAGATCATGACTATCTGGAGAACATGTATGGGATGTTCAAGAAGGTCAATGGTAAGCAATGCTGGGCTTGCCAGAGGTGCCGGCCACAGCTGGATCCGTCCCTTTGGAAAGCCAAACGGTGTGCTTGGAATAACTTTGCTCCGACTCCAGGCAGGTGCTTAGCTAGCGAGGCCGTCCATCAATGGATTGAGTTGGAGATACTAGGAGTTTTCCTAGGAGGAAAACAGCTGTGGTAGGGAGAAAACCAACGCGCTGGTGACCCTCCCCCTTGTCACCCTAAAACATCTGATTCCTCAGATCTCCTCATGTGTTGACTTTGCTccagcaaaacaacaaacaaacattttagaCTACATGCTATTCCATGGAGGTGGTAGCGTATAGCCATCACGACCTTTGATAGCCTCATCCTTCACGCACGCCTCTGCATACCATCCGCTGGGCGACAAGGACAGGGCCTCTCACGTTCTGCTCCCCTTTGGGGCGTCTGGTTGGCTGCTGCaggaagcaggatgctgaacGGTCAAGCCTTTGGTATGACCCAGCAGGGCCCTTCCAATACGCTCCTAAGGATCAGGGTTCTGCCACATCTCTGAGTAATTATTTATGTGTAATGTTTTTATCCCTCACCTCGGCCAAaagggctcccagagtggcttacagttAACCAGTGAAGGAGaccgtccctgccctcaggctgacATTCTAGAAAGTCCTCTTAAAAaaacgacacacaaggaaaaggggatgaatGTGCTCTTCCTGCTCGTGAGTTGCGCGTCCCCTGCCGCTTGTGCTCGTGTTGTGCACTTTGCCAACCGTCGGGGCGCTGTTCTCTGTACCTGTCAGGAAATGTATTTAGAAGCTGATGCAAAACTCCATTGAATCTAATATATTAGCCATGTCAAATGCCAGTGATGGGCTCAGAGTCCGAGAAAGGCTGCGCAGTGGATCCCTTTTGCTGTTGTGCCTGGAAGAATGCCTTCCTGAGGACGCCCCGATGGATGCCTTATTAGCAGATGCCCTCCTGCAAAGGCCCCCGTCCTGTGAGGCACCGGAGGAATCTGGGCTTATTCGGGCTTTTGCTTTCTGTGTCTTCTTCCCTAGCCAGAGAAAGAATTGTGGGATGGTACCACACAGGCCCCAAGCTGCACAAGAACGACATTGCCATCAACGAGCTCATGAAGAGATACTGCTCAAACTCGGTAAGGGCCCATCTCAGGGCGCACAGACCCCTCCGGGCCAAGGGCGCTTCGCTCGTTGCAGCTGCCGGAAACCGTGGTTTGAAGCTGTGCGTGATGGCAGGACTAGGGAATGGCAGGAGCGCGGTCTGCGCGATGGCGAGCGacaggtgcctcctcctcctcctcctccgcttgaGAGGGCCGGGAGCGCATTTCCCAggaagagtcccccccccccgctccattggaggaggaggaggaggaggaggaggggttttCCGCTGACAGGTGCTCATAGGTTTATTTCCAAACAGGTTCTGGTAATTATTGATGTGAAGCCGAAGGACCTGGGGCTGCCCACCGAAGCCTACATCTCTGTGGAGGAAGTTCATGATGTGagtacctggggggggggggggatggggggttcATACATGTCAAGctgcttttcccctcttccatTCCAGGGTCAGCCAAAGGGCCTATCTTTGGGGTTGCCAAAGCGCCAGCTTTACACTGAGGCAGGCCAGTAGCAGGCCTTCCTCAGCCCGCATCTTTGCAAGCAGCACTCAGTAGAGCTCCCCCAAAAGGAGGTCTGCTTAAGGTGTGATAACTTGCTACTGTTGAGCATGAATTCTGCTCCTGCTTCCTTCTGGGGGGGAAGTTAAGGTTCGTGCCTCCCTTCCGCTGGTCTGGTGCCGGTCTGGTGTGCAGCAGCTCTCAGCTGGTTGGCCTGTAGCAAATGCAGCTTCCAGGGCTTTTTAACCCCTCCCCTCCGCACCCCCCTCCTGCCCAGAAGTACATGGATGGTGACCGCGTGGTTTTGCTCCCCGCAGGACGGGACGCCGACTTCCAAGACCTTTGAACATGTGACCAGTGAAATAGGAGCCGAGGAAGCAGAGGAGGTTGGGGTGGAGCACTTGCTACGGTAAGGCGTCGCtcggctgcctgcctgccgcttGGGGTCTTTCCGCTTGCGCTTGGCTGTGTATCTCGTCCCTCAAGGCAGGTTGTCAGCGGCTCCCTTCTTGGCAGGGGAGAAAGGGATGCCAGGTGCCCGGGATGCCAGCGGTCTCCAGCTTGGAGGCATCTGTGTCAAAGCCAACGGGCCGTTTCTTTTGGGGTCGAGTTCCTCCATCGGGATTTAACCTAACCGTCCCCCCTCTGGTAGAGCTGCTCCCCTGGCTTGGTTGGGCCTCGGAGGCGATTTGTCCCGTAAAGGGGTGGGACCTCGTCCTTGACTTCGTTGGGCCGGAAGAGGCTGCCGGTGCAGCCAGTAGAAATGTCCGGCCCTGGCGCTCCGAATGCAGTAAAGAAATCCCCCCTTATTGTGTCTTCTGTGCTGactcttcccctcttccctcctggctgTTCCAGCGATATTAAAGACACCACGGTGGGCACGCTTTCCCAGCGCATCACAAACCAGGTGCACGGCTTGAAGGGACTCAACTCCAAGCTCCTAGACATCAAGAGCTACCTGGAGAGAGTGGCCCTGGGCAAGCTGCCCATCAACCACCAGATCATCTACCAGCTGCAGGACGTCTTCAACTTGCTGCCGGACGTCAACTTGCAGGAGTTTGTCAAGGCCTTCTACCTAAAGACCAACGACCAGATGGTGGTGGTCTACTTGGCTTCGCTCATCCGCTCGGTGGTCGCCCTCCACAACCTCATCAACAACAAGATTGCCAACAGAGATGCAGAGAAGAAGGAGGggcaggagaaagaggagagcaagaaggagaggaaagacgagaaagaaaaagacaaggaGAAAAGCGACACCAagaaagaggagaagaaggagaagaagtagtCGAGGAGTCGGGTTTTGGATTTGTAAATTAAAATCTTGTGAACTGGTGCCGGAGGTTCTTTCTGAGTGGAGGCTGGAGGGGTACCTGGAGCGGCCTTTGGGCTGGATAGAAAGGGGGCCCTGCTGTGGGGCCTCCCCATAAGTGGACCGTTCATCCTGGGCGAGGCAGGAAGCGTCACTCAGTGGGGAGGGAGCCCTCTTGGTCCCAGGATGGGAGAGAGGAGACGGAAACACGTTCTGGCGTAATGCCTGCCACGCTGGTCCTGTCTAGGGGACAGAAGCTTGGTATTGTTCCCTTGAAATATttgaaagcaacacacacacacacacacacacgcccatgAAACTGGGAGTGTCCACCAGACACCCGTTGGGAGCTGTCAGTGCCACAAGGGTGAGCCCTGTGTTGGTGCTGCCGCCTTGGTCTTGGTGTGTCTGGTGGCACCAAAGGCAGAGAAGAGGGCAGCGCCGGTTCCCGCTGGGTTGTGAGGTGCAGCGAGATGCAAAGTCTGCCGATAGAAAACCCAAAGGGCAGGTGTGCGTCTCATTCCGGGTCAGGACTTTGGCTTCCTTTGCAGGGTGCGTGTAATGAAGATCTTCCGTcaccaggtggcagcagcagtggcagctcttGGGCGGATGGCTTTTTCATCCTAGTTCTCGTGGGATTACTTTCTGGCTTGTTTAGAAAATGTGTAAAGCTCCCTTCCAATACCGTGATTCTCAAATGTGGGAGGCAGCAATTAAAGCCTCACAGCTGGAAATGAGAAGCAGCGAAACCACAGCAGCCAGTTAAACCCAAATAGACGAAGAGGACACATTGTCCCCAGAAGGCGCCTCTTCGAACGAGCCGGCCTGCCCCTCAGCAGGCACCTGGAGAcaaaggggaggggtgggaggggtggcGGGGAGAGGCCTACTCCAGGGAGGGCCCCACTCCATGGCAGCCGGCAACTGATGGAGGATGAAACCAGCCGAAGGTTTTCTCCCTCAAGTATCCTGGGCCCCATGCCGGGGAAGGCCTTAAAGCTGAGCGCTGGCCCCCTCGCTTGTGGGCTAGAAGCAAATGTAACCAGTGAAGTTCATACAAAACCTATCGTATGTTTCCTCCCAGGGCAGCCCAAGGTAGAGCATTTTACAGTACTCCGGGTGGGAGGTTACCAGGGCGTGTACCAGAGTAGCCAAATCCCTCTTTCAGGGAGGGCGAGGTTGACAAATGAGCCAAACCAATCAAATGTAGTCCTGGCCGCTGTCTCAGTCTGACCACGCCCCAGCTCATCAGTTCCAGCACTCCGCTAATAACTGAGACCTCCTGGCTTGGCTAGAACATCCTTCAGTTTATTCACCGCCTCCAATCGATTATCAACCCCAGGCTGTCCCGCGAGGGTGGGACCGGCCCACCTGGCTGAGATGGAGAAGAGAAACAAGCCAGCTAGGATAATCCTCTCCGAGAAGTTCCATGTTGATGCTTAGAGCAGAGGGGatctgtccgtccgtccccaaCTCTGCTCCCATCCAGCTGTCTCCCAGCACCACCATTTGGAATATCTCAACAAGGACCAgtacagcacccccacccccagagtatTCCATGGTTGATGGGATCCAAAACCCCGGAGACATCCAGCGGAATCCGCAGGATGCCTCCTCCCAGCTAAAGTTGTCGAAGTGACTGAAGCATTCTCAGTCCTGAACTCCAGCGGAGTTGATTTGAAATGGATCCAATGATCTGTTTCATCTGGGGTTGCTGAGCCACGGCCCTACTTGGCCACCCTGGCCAAGAACAATCTCCCAAAGCCTTGGGGCTAAAAGGACAGTTTTGGGACTGTGGGGATCAAGCTAGGTGGCGTTAAGGGGAGGTGTTCCGGCTCTGACAAATAATTTGCTTCCTGCTTCACCATCTCTCTGTTGTAAATAAAATGAGATCCAGAAAATATCATCTACCCTGAACGTCTGAGATGGGCAGGGTAGTAATCTTGAATTCCTGAAATTAATTGGCAATTGGGGGAGAATGAAGGCAGGCAGGAGGAGCCCAGAGGGCCAAAGCTCCGCCTCCGCCCCGCCCACTGTGTTCccacaggagcccacaagcaggacatgagggcaacggGCCCCTTCCGGTTGTCCTCCCCAAGAACTGCTATTCAAAGGCATCAACCTCTGACAACCCAAATCAAGGACATCTTTGCTATAGAGGGGAGTCCGGAAGGAATTCCCCACCCCATGTCCAATTGTCTAGTGACTTGAGTCCTTTTCCTTTCATAGTTGCATGTAGCTTGGTTCACTTATTCGAGCTATCTGCATCTACTCCAGAGGCCGGGATGAGAAGCCTACAAGCCGGGCTTGTTTTATGATGGATGGAGGATGAGGGCGGAGATGGTTCTCCCCACACCATACATTGCAAGGAGCCTTAATTCTctacccatccacccccaccccggctgcTTTTCCGCTGCTCCCTTTCTCCAAGGCTGAGCTTGTGAGAAGCCGTCCTTTTTGCACAAAATTTGCTTTTCCTAGTTCCTGCCTCTGCTGCAGCATGACTTGAACAGGCTTGAGTCAAGTTCAGGCCTGTGAAGACATGGCAAGAGCCTCTCTATTTCTTTGTGGCGGCTTTTTGGCTTCTCTGCTACAATCAGCCAGACATGTAACCCGTGAGCTGTCCTAAGCGCTGCCTCTGGAAGATGCTTGTTGCTAGACTGAGAATTCCTAGGTTTCAGGCTCACTCTTTGGAGCCTGCCAGTGAATTGGAGCCTGCCACGGTCCCCACCCCGTTCCCGACGCAGCGGAGTGGAGCTCTGTGACGACAGCCAAGGCCGTGACAACGGCGACTGCAAACAGCCCCCGGACGGCCCCCTCTAATTACAAAGGAAACGGCTGGTTAAGGATTGGCAGCGTCTCTCCCACGCGGCTTTGGCAAGACGCTGATagaatccagcagggctgttccgCAAAGCAGGGCTGAGGTCAGCAGGCCCGAGTTGGGCAGCTGGGCCCAGGGACAACggccgccccctcctcctcgcCTTTGCAGACGATCGCTATGGGCACAAGTGCTGCTGGCGGAGGGCTGAGAATCAGAGGCGCTGCAGCCGCACGTAAGCGACCGAGGACTCCGCAAGGCTCGAGCGTTGATCCAGCCACCGGCTTTGGCGGATGGTGGGAGCGTTGTGGGGAAACAGCTGCACATCCGTTCTGGGTGAGAAATGGGGAACAGGCACCTGCCATGAGGCAGGCAACACcccgctttccccaacctggtgccctgcacaggacttggacttcaactcccatcagccccagtcagcatggctcccacactagaggccttcaagaggcagctggacaaccatctgtcagggatgctgtagggtggattcctgcactgagcagggggttggacttgatggccttgtaggccccttccaactctgctattctatgattctatgattctaagttgtctCTGAGCATGAGCCGTTGCAGGCAGCGGAGTATCTCTTGCTTCTAAAAGCATCCCTGCCAAAAGCATCCCACTTTGGGTGTACATGTTTCACGTCCTCCCCGCTGCCCGACCActtcgctgcccccccccccccttgggagaTGCAGCAGAAAGCAAAACAGCTTTGTGGGCCTGGAAGATGGTAAAGGGAGAACAAACCCCTTTCAAGTCATCCCACCccaggatgggagggtgggagagTTTTCACCAGCCCAAGAAGGGCACAGGGCTTGGCGTTCCAACTTCCAGGAGGGGGGGGGCTCCCTTAGAGGGCTGAGggaatttgccccccccccgcccgcccccagcAGCAGGAACACACGGGTGGTTTGCTTCCCCGGAGAACAGGCTGACCCTTCTTTCCCTGCCCAAAGCCAGCCTGCGCCTCTTGGCCAAAGGAGGCCTGTTCTCACGGCTCCTGCTGCCAGCCTGTCCCTCTGCCACCAACGTAGGGCTGTGCTCTGGGACAGCTTGGAGCTCTTaaagccaggggaagggaggagacggGGGGGGTGGCGGCTTCCTAACAGCCCCCCCCGCCTCATTGAGCTGGCAGATGATTGCTCCCCACCCtgccaaaaaaaataataattcatggGGCCAAACGCCTTCCCCCAAACACCCAGCCTTCATCCTCCCCCTCAGGGACCTCCCCACTTTTGACAGCAAGCTCTCCCTGGGAGCCCCATCCCTGCCCTGTGCTTACAACAGCAGCTACTTGCCCTCACAGGGGAAACGGCACGTCTTCACCCCAAATGCACAAGAGAGTGACTAACGCAGCCGTCCCAGCCTGGCGCCCTCCTGCTGCGTTGCCCTGCGCCTCTCAGACCCCAGGCCAGGCCGAGCTCCTTGCAGACCTGGGCCAAAGCCAGCAGCCCGTGTGCCATCCCTGCGGCCTAGTTTGGGCTGTTCGGTTCCTctgagttggaggaggaggaggcggaggcggcaaaGCACCTGGGGAAGAAGTCCTGGGGCTCGGGGAAGAGGGGGCCCTCCCTTTCCGGGGTTAGGAAAACCCCTCCTAGAAGCACTCGCTCAAGGCACCAGCCACCTCCAGTCCCCACCTGGGCAGCATTTGGTCAGTGCTTGGGCCGCGCTGCAGGGCTCGGGGAGGCCCAAGACGGCTCTCTGTTTGTGCTTGGTAACGTCCCCCTCTTCTCAAGggctggaggaggggagagccgcAGGCCGGCACTCCCAGCCCGGCTGCTTCCGCACAAGAGCGGGCAGGTTGATGTGCTGACGTAAGAGCCGTGCCCCCTTTCCTTGTCCAGGCCCGCTCTTCTGGGTCTGCTCTCCCAGCGCCCTTTGGGCCAGAGCACCGGCGCTTCTGCCAGTAGGCAGCAGCCATGCAGCACAGGAGACGACCCATAGGGCAGCAGAGCAGCGGTGCCCGACCCGCAGCGCCATCCCCCTCCCAAGAGGCCCAGCGCCCCGCAAAGGATGGCGTGACCTCTGCCCCGCCCATTCTGTTCTCCCCCCCTCCGGCCTCCGAGGCCCCTCAACGcagctgtccccctcccccacgcaATGCCCAGGAGAGCCAGTGGCTTCTTCCACGGTGGCCAACCGGAGCACAGAGGGAGAcgtgaagcccacaagcagctgCGGATTGTTTATTGCACAAGAAATTGGCATCACTGAGGCAGGATGGTGCAGTACAAAACTATCCAGGATCCCCATCAAAAGCAATTGCAATTCGTTGTATCCACAGACATTTATATacagatttatgtatttatagatatgtacacagacacacgcacacaccctccGTGGAAGTTGAGGCACGTAgccacaggacacacacacacacacacacacacacagggcccgCTCGAAGCCTGAGCATCCTCTCTTCCACTCTCGCAttcagctccagcctcaggcctgCCAGCCACTCACGCCAAGCCCCGGCCTAGCCATCGGTGCTTTGAAGCAGACACGCCGAGGCTGTGGGAGTCTTTTCGGCtgctcccccccttcctcctgcctcttCGGGACGCGCAAGTCTGGGGTTCCGCACTTCGGCTAATTTTCTTTGTAGAAATGCAAGGTAAGACCTGCCTACAGCTCTGCAACTCTCTAGGTACCGACACTTCCAGAAAGAGAAGGCAGGGCCCGTGGCTGCAAGCAGCGGAGGGGCTGGAACTAGGagacccggggtggggtggggggctccgtGTTTCCTGAAGGCTCAGCACCCCCAGCACCTCTGGACCCAAAACGTTTGGGGCTGTGTGGGGTAACATTTTCTGGCTGTCATAGCCCAGGGGCCGCTCTGCACCGCAGCAGGGCCAGCAAGCCCCGTGCCTCAGCTGACCAGCGCACCAAAAGGCGCAGGGGGCTATGCGGGGCTACACACACCCCCCAAGTCACGTCTCTCACTGGATGAGCTTGGGAAGGAGCCTGGCGGTGCGCAGCGAAGTCCTCTCCGATGCACAGAGCCGAGAACCAGGCGGGCTGCGGGGAGCAGAGACCTGACTTGCTCAGCGCAGGAAGCGGGAGAAGGCCTGGGAGAAGGCCAGGAGGGGGCtcagggaaatcaggggcaggggggattcCGCCCTGGATCTGATCCGTCTCTGGCAGTGGCCAGCCCGGGGGATGCGCCACCATTCTGAAGAGCTGGGTGAGGGGCAGCGGAGGGAGGGGGTCTCAAAAGTGTACTGAGTGCTTTGCGGTTGAGATCACGATCCGGCTGTCCTGATGGGAGGAGCTGGGGGTGAGCAGGGGAGGCTTCTGGATGGGTCCGGAGGCCCCAGTGACAAGAGCCCAGGAGGCCCGGGGAAGCGGCTGGAGCGAGGCAGTCAGGCTGGCGCTTTGGTGAAGAGCAGCTCAACCGGACGGGATGGCGGGCAGAGCCAGCTCCTGCCaggccatggggaggagggaaggggccaCCATCCTGCAGGCTCCCGCGCCCCACCGCCAGATCCAGGCCCGAGTgatgcccctccccctttcctgggGATCTCGCTCCGTTTCCAGGGCTGGGGGGCTCCCCCAGAGCGTCTCCGCCTGCCCCTCACTCCTGCCCAAAGCCCTCCGTCTCCTCGATGGCATACAGCAGCTTCTCTTTCAACTGCTCGAAGCTCTTGTAAGGAGGCAGGTCCAGGCGGTTGAAGCTGCAAACGGCAAAGGCAGCCTCTCAGCACACAGGGCGGGGCAAGCCAGCGGCCACGCCCACCCTgtcccgagggagggagggagggagggagggagggaggagctgcCGGTGGACTCACTCACCACGTGTGGCTACGGGGCAGCCAGGTCTCCTTGCCCACTTTGTCGACGCAGAACTTCTGGGGCCCGTTGCTGCCTGAAGGAAAGGAGCACAGCGTCCCCCGCTTAGCC
The sequence above is drawn from the Elgaria multicarinata webbii isolate HBS135686 ecotype San Diego chromosome 14, rElgMul1.1.pri, whole genome shotgun sequence genome and encodes:
- the PSMD7 gene encoding 26S proteasome non-ATPase regulatory subunit 7, which translates into the protein MPELAVERVVVHPLVLLSVVDHFNRIGKVGNQKRVVGVLLGSWQKKILDVSNSFAVPFDEDDKDDSVWFLDHDYLENMYGMFKKVNARERIVGWYHTGPKLHKNDIAINELMKRYCSNSVLVIIDVKPKDLGLPTEAYISVEEVHDDGTPTSKTFEHVTSEIGAEEAEEVGVEHLLRDIKDTTVGTLSQRITNQVHGLKGLNSKLLDIKSYLERVALGKLPINHQIIYQLQDVFNLLPDVNLQEFVKAFYLKTNDQMVVVYLASLIRSVVALHNLINNKIANRDAEKKEGQEKEESKKERKDEKEKDKEKSDTKKEEKKEKK